The DNA segment TAACTCTTCCCAACTCATGCGCTTTTCCGATGCGACTGGCGCTGAGATTCCCCGCTGGATCCGCCTGCGACTGCAGGCTTTCGGGGACGACGTGGCTTCCATCCGTGCCTTCGGGCTGGACGTGGTCACGCACCTGTGCGAGCAGCTGCGCAGCCAAGGCGCGCCGGGCCTGCACTTCTACACCATGAACCAGAGCACAGCGACCTTGGAGCTGTGCCGTCGCCTCGGGCTCTAAGGGCTGCGGTTTGTTCCGCTGATTCCGCCTGCGGTGGTGGCACCACCGTCTGTGCGTGACAGAGGACATTGCATGCCATCCATCTGCCAAACTGCGGGAATCGTCTCCCGGGCGGCACGCCATCGCTGGGCAGCGGCCTGGACGGTGACGTTATTCATCAGCGGCTGCGCCCCGCTGCCCACCACGCCGGAAGGCACCGCCACAGCCACGCCCACCCAGGCGGGTGCGCCCATTCCCGAAGGCACCAACGCCCGCCCCAGCCGCTGGGGCTGGTGGAGCCACGACCGCAAGGGGGCCGAGGCCCTGGCCAAGGCCGCTCCCAAGCCGCCCAAGCTCAGCGACAAGCTCGATCCGGCGGCGCAAACCGCGCCGGATGCCCGGGACAGCGACCAAAAGGGGTTGGCCTCCTGGTACGGCCCCGGTTTTCACGGCAAGCTGACCGCCAATGGCGAGCGTTTCAACAGCGGCGAGCTGACCGCTGCCCACCGCTCGCTGGCCTTTGGCACGCGGGTGTGCGTGCGCAGCTCGGTCACCGGCAAGACGGTGGTGGTGCGCATCAACGACCGGGGGCCGTTTGCCAAGAACCGGGTGATCGACCTGAGCCAGGGTGCGGCCGAGCAGCTGGGCATGGTGGGCCTGGGGATCAAGCCGGTGGAGCTGTGGGCCCTGGCTGACGACGAATCCCAATGCCCGGGTGAGGACGATGATCTGGACGGCCAGCTCGAAGCGCGCCTGTCCGACCTGAGCCCCGACGCCCGCCGCGCGGTGGAGGCACACCGCCAGGCCCATGGCGAATCCACCAGCACGGTGGCCAAGCAGGTCAGCAAAAAGAAGAAGTGAGCGCCCGGGGTGCATGTGAAAATGGGTTCAAGGCGACACTTCCTTGAACCCTCTGTGCATTTTGGGGGAGGCCCCTCCGCTCCGCTTGGCGCAGCGGCGGGCCGCAGCCCTTTCTGGCTTTATTGGCCGGATTCCAGCGTGAACGCGGCGTGCTTGTCCTGGCCGAGCAGCTTGACCATCTGCGGCAGGGCGGTCTTGAGCTTGTCCTTGACGGTGTAGGGCGGGTTGATCAGGAACATGCCGCTGGCCGGCAGGCCGGGGCGCTTGCTGGGTTCGTCCTCGGTGGCGGACAGGGCGGCCGACTGCATCTTGCTGGATTTGACGGTCAGCGTGGCGTGCAGCCAGCCCTTGCCGGCCTTGGTGGCCAGGGTCTTGAGGCGGCGCGGCAGATCGTGCGCGTCCTGGCGGGCGATGATGGGGTACCACACGGCATAGGTGCCGGTGGCAAAGCGCGCCAGCGCGTCCTGCACCATGTCGGCCACGCGCAGGTAGTCGGTCTTGATCTCATAGCTGGGGTCGCACAGCACCAGACCGCGGCGCGACGGTGGGGGCAGCAGTTTCTTGACGCCGGTGAAACCGTCTTCCTGCGCAATCAGGATGCGCTTGCCCGGGTCGAGCTGGGCGATGTTGCCGGCCAGCGTGCGCGAATCGGTGGGGTGCAGCTCGAACAGGTGCATCTTGTCCTGGGGGCGCAGCAGGCTGTGGCTGATGAACGGCGAGCCGGGGTAGACGCGCAGCTTGTTGCCCTGGTTGAAGCTGGCCAGCACCTGCAGATAGTCCTGCAGCGCGGGCGCCAGCTGGTCAAACGGGGTGTCCAGCAGGCGCTGCACGCCTTCGGTCGCCTCGCCGCTGGTGTTGGCGTAGTCACCGTCCAGGCGGTACAGGCCGGCGCCGGCATGGGTGTCGATCACGCTCAGCGCCGTGTCCTTCTGCGTCAGGTGTTGCAAGGTGGCGATCAGCACGGTGTGCTTGAGCACATCGGCGTGGTTGCCGGCATGGAAGGCGTGGCGGTAGCTGAACATGGCAGTCGAAGGCGGTGGCCGCGGGGCGGCAGATGGTGTGAGGGTAGGGCGAGCAGGCCTTTCCCGGTGTGGTGTGGTCGCCACCGTGGCACAAAAACGGGTGCACTGGTAGGGGCGTTCCCCCCTATTGGACGCTATTTCGTATAATGGCGGGCTTCGCAGCGATTTTATGGGTCCCGCGGCGAAGGTTGAAACTCCGGTTTGAACATCCCCGCCTAAGAGGCTTCCTTTAAAAGACTTGTCTTTTTCAAGAAGAAGCACCGACCGCGGAAAAGGGCCCGCCAAACCCTCTTGAAAGAGAAAACTCATGTCTACATTCAGCGCAAAGCCCGCTGAGGTGCAACACGAGTGGTTTGTGATTGACGCCACCGATAAGGTGCTCGGACGTGTCGCCAGCGAAGTGGCACTCCGTCTGCGCGGCAAGCACAAGGCCATTTACACACCTCACGTTGACACCGGCGACTTCATCGTCATCATCAACGCCTCCAAGCTCAAGGTCACTGGCACCAAGAACCTGGACAAGGTGTACTACCGTCACTCCGGTTTCCCCGGCGGCATCACTGCCACCAACTTCCGCGATCTGCAAGCCAAGTTCCCTGGCCGTGCTCTGGAAAAGGCCGTCAAGGGCATGCTGCCCAAGGGTCCCCTGGGCTACGCCATGATCAAGAAGCTGAAGGTCTACGGCGGTGCTGAGCATCCTCATACCGCACAGCAGCCTAAGGCTCTGGAAATCTAAGGAGACTTGAATGATTGGTGATTGGAACAATGGTACCGGCCGTCGCAAGTCCAGCGTCGCCCGTGTATTCCTGAAGAAGGGCTCCGGCAAGATCACTGTGAATGGCAAAGACATTCAGCAGTACTTCGGCCGCGAAACCTCCATCATGATCGCAAAGCAGCCCCTGGTGCTGACTGGCAATGTCGAAGCTTTCGACATCCAGATCAACGTCCACGGCGGCGGTGAATCCGGCCAGGCTGGCGCTGCCCGCCACGGTATCACCCGCGCTCTGATCGATTACGACGCTTCCCTGAAGTCCGCACTGAGCCAAGCCGGCTACGTGACCCGTGACGCTCGTGAAGTCGAACGTAAGAAGGTCGGTCTGCGTTCTGCACGCCGCGCCAAGCAGTTCTCGAAGCGTTAATCCGCTTCTGCTGCAGGATGGTCTTCCTCCGGGAAGGCCATCCGCCAAAAAAAGCCGCCAAGCCTTCGGGTTCGGCGGCTTTTTTGTGGTCGCTCCCGCGCCGGCATGGTCCGGTACGGCCGCCCCTCCCTGGTCCGGGCGAAGTCCCCAGCGTCCTCCGGGGGCAAAGCCCCCACTTGCACTGTCGTCAAAGCTGGAAGCGGCAGCAATTCCCGAGCCCTTTGCTGTACCATTCGGGCCAATTCAGAACCATCGGAGTATCCCCATGAGCGCCGTTGCCGAAAACACCATCACCGAAATGCCGGCCCCCATCCTCTTCACCGACAGCGCAGCTGCCAAGGTGGCGGATCTGATTGCCGAAGAAGGCAATCCCGACCTGAAGCTGCGCGTCTTTGTGCAAGGCGGCGGCTGCTCGGGTTTCCAGTACGGTTTCACCTTCGATGAGATCACCAACGACGACGACACTACGATGACCAAGAATGGTGTGTCGCTGCTGATCGACGCCATGAGCTACCAGTACCTGGTCGGCGCAGAGATCGATTACAAGGAAGACCTCCAAGGTGCCCAGTTCGTGATCAAGAACCCCAATGCCAGCACCACCTGCGGCTGCGGTTCCAGCTTCTCGGTGTAAGCGCTTTCTGCCTGTCACGCGGGATGCCGCCGACACTGCGCCATCCCCTCCGATCCAGCCGCTGCACGCCAGCGGCTTTTTTGCGTCTGTTGCACGCATTGCCGTGCGAGTTTTGCTTCCCTGTTTCCCATGAGTGAATCCCTTGCCCCCCACCGTGAACGCCTGCTGTGGCTGGTGGCCATCGCCTTCTTTTTGCAGTCGCTGGATGCCACCATTCTGAACACGGCACTGCCGGCGATGGCGCAGTCGCTGGGCCAGAGCCCGCTGAAGATGCAGTCGGTGATCGTGGCCTATTCGTTGACCACGGCCATGCTGATCCCGGCCTCGGGCTGGGTGGCGGACCGTTTTGGCACCCAGCGGGTCTATGCCACGGCGATCGCGCTGTTTGTGCTGGGCTCGGTGCTGTGCGCGCTCTCGCCCAACCTGGGCTTTCTGGTGGCCGCGCGCGTGGTACAAGGGGTCGGGGGCGCCCTGATGATGCCGGTGGGCCGGCTGGCGGTGCTGCGCAGCCACCCCAAGGGTGAATTCATCCGTGCCATGAGTTTCATTGCCATCCCGGGCCAGGTGGGCGCGCTGCTGGGCCCCACGCTGGGCGGTGCACTGGTGGAAGTGGCCAGCTGGCACTGGATCTTCTGGATCAATGTGCCGGTGGGGCTGTTCGGAATGTGGGCCACACGCCGCTGGATGCCCGTGGGCGCGGAGCAGCCGCGCCGCAGTTTCGACGGCTGGGGCTATGCGCTGCTGTCGTTCGGCATGGTGGCGGTGTCCGTGGCGCTGGACGGCCTGTCCGGCATGGGTCTTGGTACGGCCCTGGTGGCGGTGCTGATGGTGTTTGGTCTGGCCAGTCTGGCGGCCTACTGGATGCACGCGCTGCGGGTGCCCGAGCCGCTGTTTCCGCCCGCGCTGTTCAGCGTGCGTTCGCTGCGGGTGGGCCTGCTGGGCAATCTGTTTGCCCGCTTCGGTAGCGGCGCTGCACCGTTCCTGATTCCGCTGCTGCTTCAGGTGGGCCTGGGCATGTCGCCCTTCCACGCCGGGCTGATGATGCTGGCCACCGTGGTGGGCAGCATGCTGGTCAAGCGCATCGCCGTGCGCACGGTGCAGCGCTATGGCTACCGCCGGGTGCTGCAGGTCAATTCGGTGCTGCTGGGTCTGGTGCTGGCCAGCTTCGGCCTGGTGTCGCCGCAGCAGCCGCTGGGCTTGCTGCTGGCCCAGCTGTTTGTGTTTGGCGGCATCAACTCGATGCAGTTCTCGGCCATGAATTCGGTCACGCTCAAAGACGTGGAAGGCGAGTTCGCCAGCAGTGGCAACAGCCTGCTGTCCATGGTACAGATGCTGTCCATGGGCATGGGGGTGGCGCTGGCCGGCGCACTGCTGGGCGGGTTCTCCGATGTCTGGAGCGCACTGGGCGACCAGTCGCTGCGTGCCATCCATGCCACCTTTGCCACCGTGGGGCTGATGACCTTGGCGTCCACCCTTGTGTTCAGCCAGCTCGATGGCGACGAGCGCGTGCGCCCGGCCCCGGACAGCGGCGACTGAAAAAAACCTGCCAGCCTGCGGGCGGGAGTCTGGCGATGCCCGCCAGATAGCGACAGTCCGGCAGGTGCCTGCCGCGCAGGCCGCGGTGCTGTTGAAAAGCTTTTTTCAGGCCGGGTAGATGGCGCCCAGCACGCGTGGGCCGCGCGCACCGGTCACCGCCGGCAGATTGCCCGGCAGGCCGCGCAGGCACTGGCGCGCGAGCCAGGCGAAGGCGGCGGCTTCCACCTCCAGCGGCGGCAGGCCGCGCGCGGCGGTGCTGCCCACCTGCACGCCTGGCAGCAGGGAGGCGATACGCTGCATCAGGTGGGCATTCAAGGCGCCGCCTCCGCAGACCAGCAGGGCACTGCCGCCCCGGCCCCAGCGGCGCACGGCATCGGCACAGCTGGCGGCGGTCAGCTCGGTCAGTGTGGCCTGGACATCCGCTGCAGCGGCTGCGGCTGCCTCTGGTATGGCGGCCAGGTGTGCAGTCAGCCAGTCGGTGTGGAACAGGTCGCGGCCCGTGCTTTTGGGGGGCTGCTGCGCAAAGAACGGCTCGGCCAGCAGGCGCTGCAGCAGAGGCTGCAGCACACGCCCGCTGGCAGCCCAGCGCCCGCCGTCGTCATAGGGCTGGCCGGTGTGGTGCAGGCACCAGCCGTCCATCAGCGCATTGCCGGGGCCGCAATCAAAACCTTGCACGGCACCGTCCGCACCCAGCACGCTCAGGTTGGCAATGCCGCCGATGTTCAGTACCAGCGTGGTCCGGCCGGCCTGGCCGAAGACGCCCTGGTGGAAGGCCGGCACCAGGGGAGCCCCCTGGCCCCCGGCGGCCACATCGCGGCTGCGCAGATCGGCGACCACGGTGATGCCGCTGCGTTCGGCCAGCAAGGCCGGGGCGTTGAGCTGCAGCGTGTAGCCCGTGCCGTCGAACAGCTGCGGGCGGTGGCGCACGGTCTGGCCGTGGGCGCCGATGGCGGCCACCTGGTCGGTCGCCACGCCGCTGCGTTGCAGCAACTGCTGCACCACCTGGGCGTAGTGGGCCACCAGGGCATTGGCCGCCAGGGCGGCGCGGTGCAGCTCGTCCTGGCCGCCGGGGGTGTTCAAGGCCAGCAGTTCGGCGCGTAGGCCGGGCGTGAAGCCGCAGCTGGCATGCTGCAGCACGCGGGTGCCGTGGCGGAAGTCCACCAGCACCCCGTCCACCCCGTCCAATGAGGTGCCGGACATCAGGCCGATGAAGAGGTCGGAAGCGGGAGTGGCAACGGTCATGGCGGACGGAAACGGTCGGGGCAACAGCAAAGGCGCAGTATGCCCCGGAAACGACAAAGGCCCCGGAGGGGCCTTTGCAAGAGAGGGTGGCGGCGCTTACTGGGCGCTGGCCTGCTGCACGGTCTGGGCCGAATCCAGCTGCATGCGCATCTGGGCAGAGTACTGCTTGAAGGCGGCTTCGTTCCGGCGGTCGATCGGTGCATCGGCCGCGTTCTTGGCCATCACCACCAGCGGATCTTCGTGCTTGCCGTTGACGCGGAACTCGAAGTGCAGGTGCGGGCCGGTGGCCCAGCCGGTGGAGCCCACGGCGCCAATGGTCTGGCCCTGTTCCACGCTCTGGCCCTTGCGCACATCGATGCGGCTCAGGTGGGCGTAGACGGTGACATGGTCGGCATTGGCATGCTTGACGAACACCACGTTGCCGAAGCCGTTCTGCACACCTGCGAATTCCACCACGCCGTCGCCGATGGTGCGGACCTTGGTGCCGGTGGGGGCCGCAAAGTCAGTTCCCAGGTGGGCCTTCCAGGTCTTCTGGATGGGGTGCAGGCGCATGGCAAAGCCGCTGGACACGCGCGAGAATTCCACGGGTGACGTCAGGTAGGCTTGGCGCAGGCTGCGGCCGTCCAGGTCGTAGTAGCTGCCGCGGCTGGCGCCTTCGGGCTGGTACCACATGGCCTGGTGGGTCTTGCCGTTGTTGTGGAATTCGACGCTCAGCAGGCGGCCGGCGCGCAGGGGCTCGCCGTCGGCTTCCAGGCTTTCGTAGACCACGGAGAAACGGTCACCCTTGCGCAGCGAACGGCGGAAGTCGATGCTGCCGGACAGCACATCGGCCATCTGCACGGCCACGCTGTCGGGAATGAACGCGGCATCGGTGGCTGCAAACAGCGAACTGCGGATGGTGCCGCCCGCCAGGCGCGAGCCCACGGTCAGCTCGGCCGTCTCGATGGAGGCCGTGAACTTGCCGTTGGCGTCGCGTTCCACGACCAGGCGCTGGAATTCATCGCTGTCGTCACTGGTGGTCCAGCGGGCGGTGAGCTTTTGCAGCTGGTGGTCGTTGGTGGCTTCGGCAGACACCAGACGGCCAGCGCGGCCCAGCAGGTTCTGGCGCACATTGCTGTCTGCACGCAGGAAGGCGGAAGCCGAGG comes from the Comamonas terrigena NBRC 13299 genome and includes:
- a CDS encoding anhydro-N-acetylmuramic acid kinase is translated as MTVATPASDLFIGLMSGTSLDGVDGVLVDFRHGTRVLQHASCGFTPGLRAELLALNTPGGQDELHRAALAANALVAHYAQVVQQLLQRSGVATDQVAAIGAHGQTVRHRPQLFDGTGYTLQLNAPALLAERSGITVVADLRSRDVAAGGQGAPLVPAFHQGVFGQAGRTTLVLNIGGIANLSVLGADGAVQGFDCGPGNALMDGWCLHHTGQPYDDGGRWAASGRVLQPLLQRLLAEPFFAQQPPKSTGRDLFHTDWLTAHLAAIPEAAAAAAADVQATLTELTAASCADAVRRWGRGGSALLVCGGGALNAHLMQRIASLLPGVQVGSTAARGLPPLEVEAAAFAWLARQCLRGLPGNLPAVTGARGPRVLGAIYPA
- the rpsI gene encoding 30S ribosomal protein S9; the encoded protein is MIGDWNNGTGRRKSSVARVFLKKGSGKITVNGKDIQQYFGRETSIMIAKQPLVLTGNVEAFDIQINVHGGGESGQAGAARHGITRALIDYDASLKSALSQAGYVTRDAREVERKKVGLRSARRAKQFSKR
- the erpA gene encoding iron-sulfur cluster insertion protein ErpA encodes the protein MSAVAENTITEMPAPILFTDSAAAKVADLIAEEGNPDLKLRVFVQGGGCSGFQYGFTFDEITNDDDTTMTKNGVSLLIDAMSYQYLVGAEIDYKEDLQGAQFVIKNPNASTTCGCGSSFSV
- a CDS encoding M23 family metallopeptidase gives rise to the protein MKDSLISAGSALLARLALLVQKHPKRVTSGVAALLLSGGGAAFAVASLGPDVADMPVRTITQTVPSLVEDTSLADLADLNSFTLYRSDYTRGTDTAEALLQRLGIADPSASAFLRADSNVRQNLLGRAGRLVSAEATNDHQLQKLTARWTTSDDSDEFQRLVVERDANGKFTASIETAELTVGSRLAGGTIRSSLFAATDAAFIPDSVAVQMADVLSGSIDFRRSLRKGDRFSVVYESLEADGEPLRAGRLLSVEFHNNGKTHQAMWYQPEGASRGSYYDLDGRSLRQAYLTSPVEFSRVSSGFAMRLHPIQKTWKAHLGTDFAAPTGTKVRTIGDGVVEFAGVQNGFGNVVFVKHANADHVTVYAHLSRIDVRKGQSVEQGQTIGAVGSTGWATGPHLHFEFRVNGKHEDPLVVMAKNAADAPIDRRNEAAFKQYSAQMRMQLDSAQTVQQASAQ
- a CDS encoding 23S rRNA (adenine(2030)-N(6))-methyltransferase RlmJ → MFSYRHAFHAGNHADVLKHTVLIATLQHLTQKDTALSVIDTHAGAGLYRLDGDYANTSGEATEGVQRLLDTPFDQLAPALQDYLQVLASFNQGNKLRVYPGSPFISHSLLRPQDKMHLFELHPTDSRTLAGNIAQLDPGKRILIAQEDGFTGVKKLLPPPSRRGLVLCDPSYEIKTDYLRVADMVQDALARFATGTYAVWYPIIARQDAHDLPRRLKTLATKAGKGWLHATLTVKSSKMQSAALSATEDEPSKRPGLPASGMFLINPPYTVKDKLKTALPQMVKLLGQDKHAAFTLESGQ
- the mdtD gene encoding multidrug transporter subunit MdtD, whose translation is MSESLAPHRERLLWLVAIAFFLQSLDATILNTALPAMAQSLGQSPLKMQSVIVAYSLTTAMLIPASGWVADRFGTQRVYATAIALFVLGSVLCALSPNLGFLVAARVVQGVGGALMMPVGRLAVLRSHPKGEFIRAMSFIAIPGQVGALLGPTLGGALVEVASWHWIFWINVPVGLFGMWATRRWMPVGAEQPRRSFDGWGYALLSFGMVAVSVALDGLSGMGLGTALVAVLMVFGLASLAAYWMHALRVPEPLFPPALFSVRSLRVGLLGNLFARFGSGAAPFLIPLLLQVGLGMSPFHAGLMMLATVVGSMLVKRIAVRTVQRYGYRRVLQVNSVLLGLVLASFGLVSPQQPLGLLLAQLFVFGGINSMQFSAMNSVTLKDVEGEFASSGNSLLSMVQMLSMGMGVALAGALLGGFSDVWSALGDQSLRAIHATFATVGLMTLASTLVFSQLDGDERVRPAPDSGD
- the rplM gene encoding 50S ribosomal protein L13, with translation MSTFSAKPAEVQHEWFVIDATDKVLGRVASEVALRLRGKHKAIYTPHVDTGDFIVIINASKLKVTGTKNLDKVYYRHSGFPGGITATNFRDLQAKFPGRALEKAVKGMLPKGPLGYAMIKKLKVYGGAEHPHTAQQPKALEI
- a CDS encoding septal ring lytic transglycosylase RlpA family protein, which translates into the protein MPSICQTAGIVSRAARHRWAAAWTVTLFISGCAPLPTTPEGTATATPTQAGAPIPEGTNARPSRWGWWSHDRKGAEALAKAAPKPPKLSDKLDPAAQTAPDARDSDQKGLASWYGPGFHGKLTANGERFNSGELTAAHRSLAFGTRVCVRSSVTGKTVVVRINDRGPFAKNRVIDLSQGAAEQLGMVGLGIKPVELWALADDESQCPGEDDDLDGQLEARLSDLSPDARRAVEAHRQAHGESTSTVAKQVSKKKK